A genomic window from Pseudoalteromonas piratica includes:
- a CDS encoding DUF2788 domain-containing protein: MLDKLLDGIDILGLYFGLAGIFFFIGMAIQDVLKKGDVPKFGRYVVWLVLFLGCSGFIAKGLIQVFWQGAGVG; this comes from the coding sequence ATGTTAGATAAATTATTAGATGGTATTGATATCCTTGGACTCTATTTCGGCTTAGCCGGAATATTCTTTTTCATTGGTATGGCAATACAAGACGTTTTAAAAAAAGGTGATGTGCCTAAGTTTGGTCGTTACGTAGTTTGGCTTGTACTTTTTTTAGGCTGTTCTGGATTTATAGCAAAAGGTCTTATTCAAGTGTTTTGGCAAGGTGCTGGAGTTGGATAA
- the ybfE gene encoding LexA regulated protein: protein MAKAESDRTTLDLFEYDKRPGRPKTNPLPRELQLKINKRNQLKRDKARGLKRVEFKVSSELYQALNDMAEEQNMSRSALIEIILQEKLATKR from the coding sequence ATGGCCAAAGCGGAATCAGATAGAACGACCCTCGATTTATTCGAATACGATAAACGTCCAGGTCGACCTAAAACAAATCCCCTACCACGTGAATTACAGCTTAAAATTAATAAGCGTAATCAGCTTAAGCGTGATAAAGCACGTGGTTTAAAGCGTGTCGAATTCAAAGTTTCATCTGAGTTATATCAAGCATTAAATGATATGGCTGAAGAACAAAACATGAGTCGAAGCGCATTGATAGAAATTATATTGCAAGAGAAATTAGCGACAAAAAGGTAA
- a CDS encoding alpha/beta fold hydrolase has protein sequence MLLNYSQIGEESENLPVIVIHGLFGSKENLNIIAKPLSEKHLVFNVDLRNHGQSFHDAHMNYGVMADDVFHLLDSLGIERAILVGHSMGGKVAMQMALSHGERIEKLVVLDIAPTMYTPRHQNVINGLNNVKLDSINNRTEADKQLAEHIVEPGVRQFLLKSLAKTDAGFSWRFNVEHIIAAYDEILSKPEGQTFKKPTLFIKGANSDYIQESHRQEIAALFPNAKAKIIAGAGHWLHAEKPTQVNLAIAQFTASN, from the coding sequence ATGCTATTAAATTACTCACAAATTGGCGAAGAATCAGAAAACCTACCTGTTATCGTAATCCATGGACTCTTTGGCTCGAAAGAAAATTTAAACATTATTGCGAAACCACTGAGTGAAAAACACCTAGTATTTAATGTAGATTTAAGAAATCATGGCCAATCATTTCATGATGCACACATGAATTATGGTGTTATGGCAGATGATGTCTTTCACCTTTTAGACTCTTTAGGCATTGAACGCGCGATATTAGTAGGTCATTCAATGGGCGGTAAAGTTGCAATGCAAATGGCTTTAAGTCATGGTGAGCGAATTGAAAAATTAGTTGTATTAGACATTGCACCAACGATGTACACACCGAGACACCAAAATGTGATTAATGGCTTAAATAATGTAAAACTAGATTCTATCAACAACCGAACTGAGGCTGATAAGCAACTCGCTGAGCACATTGTTGAACCAGGGGTGAGACAGTTTTTACTTAAAAGCTTAGCTAAAACAGACGCTGGATTTAGTTGGCGCTTTAATGTTGAGCATATTATCGCTGCTTATGATGAGATATTATCTAAACCAGAGGGCCAAACATTCAAAAAGCCTACGCTGTTTATTAAGGGTGCAAATTCGGATTATATTCAAGAAAGCCATCGTCAAGAAATAGCCGCCCTATTCCCCAATGCAAAAGCTAAAATTATTGCTGGAGCAGGTCATTGGCTTCATGCAGAAAAGCCTACTCAAGTTAATTTAGCCATCGCCCAATTTACAGCAAGTAATTGA